Proteins encoded together in one Quercus lobata isolate SW786 chromosome 3, ValleyOak3.0 Primary Assembly, whole genome shotgun sequence window:
- the LOC115982924 gene encoding uncharacterized protein LOC115982924 isoform X1 codes for MASTPVEVQKVLHMMFAFYCKSRGILRDSSYHGKKKFLIYGTSSGVHNSSWKPSQKHLYTVNINAAVQRYRANLGKKLGGTGFVVRDQDYYPICCGSSWTINDNEEVLDLDVKAAYRWGKLIIDRYKLNDFNIQMDSNYIPAKLSRNKKYKETKVDQTLKMIRSKMLEGKGCNIEFEWISSHINTVADSFAKLGCDIHFAKENGGDLTRVLPSHEFYDLTDYPKWSGDDEYGFSEFFDESTYVTWDGETGYPAGFKEVLFNSFRNKIIIPTDTSGDATTITFPEFNIVDPIGKQILEKIDVLASLISNKEISRLIIQFWCKDEDNPREEVLVDVNHLHKEKEKNPVNDLYKLLESFQIQKEKTTAMPFTEGVLKLYAQYTKSTNKINSDIKHSVLNPIVEFHRRWKYFGSVAYQITITTQLPESEDDLHRFEAYKEKLHDLPIVGDQDSRYVTHISTIDHGELVGEYDTNDSSELEEGCNMNYGTVAEENLSEL; via the exons GTTCAAAAAGTATTGCATATGATGTTTGCGTTCTACTGCAAATCAAGAGGAATCTTGAGAGATTCTTCTtatcatggaaaaaaaaagtttttaatttatg gtaCTTCAAGTGGTGTCCATAATTCATCATGGAAACCAAGTCAAAAGCACTTATACACAGTAAACATAAATGCTGCAGTGCAGAGGTACCGAGcaaacttgggaaaaaaattggGCGGCACGGGATTTGTAGTCCGTGATCAGGATTACTACCCAATTTGTTGTGGGTCGTCATGGACTATCAATGACAATGAAGAAGTTCTTGACTTAGATGTGAAGGCTGCATATAGATGGGGAAAGTTGATTATTGATAGGTATAAATTAAATGACTTTAATATTCAAATGGATTCAAATTACATTCCTGCTAAACTCAGTCGGAATAAGAAATACAAAGAGACTAAAGTTGACCAAACTTTGAAGATGATTAGATCCAAGATGCTTGAGGGAAAGGGTTGCAACATTGAGTTTGAGTGGATTAGTAGTCATATCAACACAGTGGCTGATTCTTTTGCAAAATTAGGATGTGACATCCACTTTGCAAAGGAAAATGGAGGTGACTTAACGAGAGTTCTACCTTCACATGAGTTTTATGATTTGACAGACTACCCTAAATGGAGTGGGGATGATGAATATGGATTTTCGGAGTTTTTTGATGAGTCAACGTATGTAACTTGGGATGGGGAAACCGGATATCCAGCTGGTTTTAAAGAAGTTTTGTTCAATAGTTTTAGGAACAAAATTATTATTCCAACTGATACATCGGGAGATGCTACTACCATCACATTTCCAGAATTCAATATTGTCGACCCAATTGGAAaacaaattttggaaaagattGATG tcttggCAAGCCTCATTTCAAATAAGGAGATTTCGAGGTTGATAATTCAATTTTGGTGCAAGGATGAAGATAATCCAAGAGAAGAAGTTTTag tgGATGTTAATCATCtacacaaagagaaagagaagaatcCGGTGAACGATTT gTACAAACTGTTGGAAAGCTTCCAGATCCAAAAGGAGAAAACTACTGCTATGCCTTTTACtgag gGTGTGCTTAAATTATATGCTCAGTATACAAAGAGCACAAACAAG ATAAATTCTGACATCAAACACTCAGTATTGAACCCAATAGTTGAGTTTCATAGGAGGTGGAAGTATTTTGGTTCTGTCGCCTATCAAATCACg ATAACCACTCAGTTGCCAGAATCAGAAGATGACCTTCATCGGTTTGAAGCATACAAAGAGAAGTTACATGACCTACCTATTGTGGGTGATCAAGACAGTAGATACGTCACTCATATAAGCACAATAG
- the LOC115982924 gene encoding uncharacterized protein LOC115982924 isoform X2 — protein sequence MASTPVEVQKVLHMMFAFYCKSRGILRDSSYHGKKKFLIYGTSSGVHNSSWKPSQKHLYTVNINAAVQRYRANLGKKLGGTGFVVRDQDYYPICCGSSWTINDNEEVLDLDVKAAYRWGKLIIDRYKLNDFNIQMDSNYIPAKLSRNKKYKETKVDQTLKMIRSKMLEGKGCNIEFEWISSHINTVADSFAKLGCDIHFAKENGGDLTRVLPSHEFYDLTDYPKWSGDDEYGFSEFFDESTYVTWDGETGYPAGFKEVLFNSFRNKIIIPTDTSGDATTITFPEFNIVDPIGKQILEKIDVLASLISNKEISRLIIQFWCKDEDNPREEVLVDVNHLHKEKEKNPVNDLYKLLESFQIQKEKTTAMPFTEGVLKLYAQYTKSTNKINSDIKHSVLNPIVEFHRRWKYFGSVAYQITITTQLPESEDDLHRFEAYKEKLHDLPIVGDQDSRYVTHISTIGENRENLYALLATIRVSGKKK from the exons GTTCAAAAAGTATTGCATATGATGTTTGCGTTCTACTGCAAATCAAGAGGAATCTTGAGAGATTCTTCTtatcatggaaaaaaaaagtttttaatttatg gtaCTTCAAGTGGTGTCCATAATTCATCATGGAAACCAAGTCAAAAGCACTTATACACAGTAAACATAAATGCTGCAGTGCAGAGGTACCGAGcaaacttgggaaaaaaattggGCGGCACGGGATTTGTAGTCCGTGATCAGGATTACTACCCAATTTGTTGTGGGTCGTCATGGACTATCAATGACAATGAAGAAGTTCTTGACTTAGATGTGAAGGCTGCATATAGATGGGGAAAGTTGATTATTGATAGGTATAAATTAAATGACTTTAATATTCAAATGGATTCAAATTACATTCCTGCTAAACTCAGTCGGAATAAGAAATACAAAGAGACTAAAGTTGACCAAACTTTGAAGATGATTAGATCCAAGATGCTTGAGGGAAAGGGTTGCAACATTGAGTTTGAGTGGATTAGTAGTCATATCAACACAGTGGCTGATTCTTTTGCAAAATTAGGATGTGACATCCACTTTGCAAAGGAAAATGGAGGTGACTTAACGAGAGTTCTACCTTCACATGAGTTTTATGATTTGACAGACTACCCTAAATGGAGTGGGGATGATGAATATGGATTTTCGGAGTTTTTTGATGAGTCAACGTATGTAACTTGGGATGGGGAAACCGGATATCCAGCTGGTTTTAAAGAAGTTTTGTTCAATAGTTTTAGGAACAAAATTATTATTCCAACTGATACATCGGGAGATGCTACTACCATCACATTTCCAGAATTCAATATTGTCGACCCAATTGGAAaacaaattttggaaaagattGATG tcttggCAAGCCTCATTTCAAATAAGGAGATTTCGAGGTTGATAATTCAATTTTGGTGCAAGGATGAAGATAATCCAAGAGAAGAAGTTTTag tgGATGTTAATCATCtacacaaagagaaagagaagaatcCGGTGAACGATTT gTACAAACTGTTGGAAAGCTTCCAGATCCAAAAGGAGAAAACTACTGCTATGCCTTTTACtgag gGTGTGCTTAAATTATATGCTCAGTATACAAAGAGCACAAACAAG ATAAATTCTGACATCAAACACTCAGTATTGAACCCAATAGTTGAGTTTCATAGGAGGTGGAAGTATTTTGGTTCTGTCGCCTATCAAATCACg ATAACCACTCAGTTGCCAGAATCAGAAGATGACCTTCATCGGTTTGAAGCATACAAAGAGAAGTTACATGACCTACCTATTGTGGGTGATCAAGACAGTAGATACGTCACTCATATAAGCACAATAGGTGAAAATAGGGAGAATCTTTATGCATTGCTGGCCACAATTCGTGTTTccggtaaaaaaaaatag
- the LOC115982924 gene encoding uncharacterized protein LOC115982924 isoform X3 → MASTPVEVQKVLHMMFAFYCKSRGILRDSSYHGKKKFLIYGTSSGVHNSSWKPSQKHLYTVNINAAVQRYRANLGKKLGGTGFVVRDQDYYPICCGSSWTINDNEEVLDLDVKAAYRWGKLIIDRYKLNDFNIQMDSNYIPAKLSRNKKYKETKVDQTLKMIRSKMLEGKGCNIEFEWISSHINTVADSFAKLGCDIHFAKENGGDLTRVLPSHEFYDLTDYPKWSGDDEYGFSEFFDESTYVTWDGETGYPAGFKEVLFNSFRNKIIIPTDTSGDATTITFPEFNIVDPIGKQILEKIDVLASLISNKEISRLIIQFWCKDEDNPREEVLVDVNHLHKEKEKNPVNDLYKLLESFQIQKEKTTAMPFTEGVLKLYAQYTKSTNKINSDIKHSVLNPIVEFHRRWKYFGSVAYQITITTQLPESEDDLHRFEAYKEKLHDLPIVGDQDSRYVTHISTIGMI, encoded by the exons GTTCAAAAAGTATTGCATATGATGTTTGCGTTCTACTGCAAATCAAGAGGAATCTTGAGAGATTCTTCTtatcatggaaaaaaaaagtttttaatttatg gtaCTTCAAGTGGTGTCCATAATTCATCATGGAAACCAAGTCAAAAGCACTTATACACAGTAAACATAAATGCTGCAGTGCAGAGGTACCGAGcaaacttgggaaaaaaattggGCGGCACGGGATTTGTAGTCCGTGATCAGGATTACTACCCAATTTGTTGTGGGTCGTCATGGACTATCAATGACAATGAAGAAGTTCTTGACTTAGATGTGAAGGCTGCATATAGATGGGGAAAGTTGATTATTGATAGGTATAAATTAAATGACTTTAATATTCAAATGGATTCAAATTACATTCCTGCTAAACTCAGTCGGAATAAGAAATACAAAGAGACTAAAGTTGACCAAACTTTGAAGATGATTAGATCCAAGATGCTTGAGGGAAAGGGTTGCAACATTGAGTTTGAGTGGATTAGTAGTCATATCAACACAGTGGCTGATTCTTTTGCAAAATTAGGATGTGACATCCACTTTGCAAAGGAAAATGGAGGTGACTTAACGAGAGTTCTACCTTCACATGAGTTTTATGATTTGACAGACTACCCTAAATGGAGTGGGGATGATGAATATGGATTTTCGGAGTTTTTTGATGAGTCAACGTATGTAACTTGGGATGGGGAAACCGGATATCCAGCTGGTTTTAAAGAAGTTTTGTTCAATAGTTTTAGGAACAAAATTATTATTCCAACTGATACATCGGGAGATGCTACTACCATCACATTTCCAGAATTCAATATTGTCGACCCAATTGGAAaacaaattttggaaaagattGATG tcttggCAAGCCTCATTTCAAATAAGGAGATTTCGAGGTTGATAATTCAATTTTGGTGCAAGGATGAAGATAATCCAAGAGAAGAAGTTTTag tgGATGTTAATCATCtacacaaagagaaagagaagaatcCGGTGAACGATTT gTACAAACTGTTGGAAAGCTTCCAGATCCAAAAGGAGAAAACTACTGCTATGCCTTTTACtgag gGTGTGCTTAAATTATATGCTCAGTATACAAAGAGCACAAACAAG ATAAATTCTGACATCAAACACTCAGTATTGAACCCAATAGTTGAGTTTCATAGGAGGTGGAAGTATTTTGGTTCTGTCGCCTATCAAATCACg ATAACCACTCAGTTGCCAGAATCAGAAGATGACCTTCATCGGTTTGAAGCATACAAAGAGAAGTTACATGACCTACCTATTGTGGGTGATCAAGACAGTAGATACGTCACTCATATAAGCACAATAG GTATGATCTGA